In the Drosophila biarmipes strain raj3 chromosome X, RU_DBia_V1.1, whole genome shotgun sequence genome, one interval contains:
- the LOC108023754 gene encoding putative ATP-dependent RNA helicase BoYb, which produces MLNISDERLAHIMADFDRTWSTGSSCSSSSADRDCQVGDAYCAQDAIRPLVAINCSQFVVAHAKGELQPARRFSEVFLLKHILETMRKLGLNLLLRLQSYTWPHLTGGAGHGAMIVSAPRSGRTFAYVPAVCHVVCKALTESRNRRKDLPPLSWPQDQYGPMALILVPDLRRVQQVSAMCRALLRKAEREEWLTLTLNVPSSKNSEFFLRLLNGVGCLVATPAQLAWFWEEAPGLMRFPCLQFLVYDDVDLMAEEQLTKAQQVLQEILPLTHSPQVVMVSQSYSPKLMARLRSVNDDPALVFGDILEAALYGGTRIRISLLRSTAKINAVVQMLQQCPPEDYRTVIFCIDDRDMQHLVAALEERGYDCLPYYQNADLEVFEKVHSWQANSRGVILLCTDDCPELIIRDAHTLIHHSLSQSWRKFKMRHLMLTDNLRNSLASTVSPAKLPLHSLVLLDDNNHRQLPRLVDFLQLHQEVDPGVVALAKRIRKEMGQAKSEQRALCDQILMMGKCYDPVCEDRHQVAPFDRRPAHMPASGDVKVQLVDVYSPTHFCVRLLEHLPAGGTWQVLPFTGVQEMRMKLMQPKKPRRYWPPEVGVICMYHSTFTKERVRVLKVAPIKNVNFAQSDVAVVLQALDTDTRIFSTTSGQLSQCPEALQRQPPLSCDLRLVGLVPYCGERSWTEDDCSKVKYMLTQLPKGHFLQAKIQFTAAGTLFARDLVAMVYADQFKVHLRHLNLKKNLIKRTLAKKCEQAIDMIQEFFEEVLVEDVSEGKVKVAKEKAENEPKEKAKDAVLVESQPVLSARCQRLVELALRMGRENEKRRELEEMQSKSTEVQKNQLAKPVTPATEASKPLSNEDSVAQLYECMMNCTLLQLEDEKEPAEDPYQTMNTDPADFLTQVINNEPTVKRKAKRSKAKGAPAAAPPPDHFRREVPLQLPPNVVRPSVNYYQTVTTLELQVSLPEDDHEYTALLAGAQIFFRATSKSSELIQQFILTLRFPYAALRHLIRGRTVYISVTKSLAFIDPLAFGEHRFMKPNHDKFDKMEDHRRMAHNRFASVVDEYRPKPNIVLQEKSEESGDEERNMDGIEHVDTHNIMCD; this is translated from the coding sequence ATGCTGAATATAAGCGACGAGAGGCTGGCCCACATAATGGCGGACTTCGATAGGACCTGGAGCACTGGGAGCAGCTGCTCGTCGAGCAGCGCGGACAGGGACTGCCAGGTGGGCGACGCCTATTGCGCGCAGGATGCCATCCGGCCACTGGTGGCCATCAACTGCTCCCAATTTGTGGTGGCGCATGCGAAGGGCGAACTGCAGCCCGCTCGCCGGTTTTCCGAGGTCTTCCTGCTGAAGCACATCCTGGAAACGATGCGGAAGCTGGGCCTGAACCTGCTGCTCCGCCTGCAGAGCTACACCTGGCCCCATTTGACCGGGGGAGCTGGACACGGGGCCATGATTGTGAGCGCACCGCGCAGTGGACGCACCTTTGCCTACGTTCCCGCCGTTTGCCATGTGGTCTGTAAGGCCCTGACCGAGAGCAGGAACCGGCGCAAGGATCTGCCGCCGTTGTCGTGGCCACAAGATCAGTATGGCCCCATGGCCTTGATCCTGGTGCCCGATCTGCGTCGCGTGCAGCAGGTTAGCGCCATGTGCCGCGCCCTGCTGCGCAAGGCCGAGAGGGAGGAATGGCTCACCCTGACCCTCAACGTGCCCTCGTCCAAGAACTCCGAGTTCTTCCTGAGGCTTCTCAACGGAGTGGGTTGCCTGGTGGCCACTCCTGCCCAGCTGGCCTGGTTTTGGGAGGAGGCACCGGGCCTAATGCGCTTCCCTTGCCTCCAGTTCCTGGTCTACGACGACGTGGACCTGATGGCCGAGGAGCAGCTGACGAAAGCCCAGCAGGTGCTGCAGGAGATCCTGCCCCTCACACACTCGCCCCAGGTGGTGATGGTCTCCCAGTCGTACAGTCCCAAGCTGATGGCCAGACTGAGATCGGTCAATGATGACCCGGCTCTGGTATTCGGCGATATACTGGAGGCGGCCCTGTACGGCGGAACACGCATACGGATTTCCCTGCTCCGCTCGACGGCCAAGATCAACGCAGTGGTGCAAATGCTGCAGCAGTGTCCTCCCGAGGATTACCGCACGGTGATCTTCTGCATCGACGACAGGGACATGCAGCACTTGGTTGCGGCTCTGGAGGAGCGGGGCTACGATTGCCTGCCCTACTACCAGAATGCGGACCTGGAGGTCTTCGAGAAGGTGCACAGCTGGCAGGCCAACAGCCGTGGCGTGATCCTGTTGTGCACGGACGACTGCCCGGAGCTGATCATCAGGGATGCGCACACCCTGATCCACCACAGCTTGAGCCAATCGTGGAGGAAGTTCAAAATGCGCCACCTCATGTTGACCGACAATCTGAGGAACAGTCTGGCATCCACAGTTAGTCCCGCGAAACTGCCACTGCATTCGCTGGTGCTCCTGGACGACAACAACCATCGCCAGCTGCCACGTCTGGTGGACTTCCTGCAGCTGCACCAGGAGGTGGACCCCGGCGTGGTGGCACTGGCCAAGCGCATACGCAAGGAGATGGGCCAAGCGAAGAGCGAGCAGAGGGCCCTGTGCGACCAGATCCTGATGATGGGCAAGTGCTATGATCCCGTCTGCGAGGATCGTCATCAGGTGGCCCCTTTCGATAGGCGTCCTGCCCACATGCCCGCGTCCGGTGACGTGAAGGTTCAGCTGGTGGATGTCTACTCGCCGACGCACTTCTGCGTTCGCCTGCTGGAACACCTGCCGGCGGGGGGCACCTGGCAGGTGCTGCCCTTTACGGGGGTGCAGGAGATGCGCATGAAGCTGATGCAGCCCAAGAAGCCCCGACGCTACTGGCCACCCGAGGTGGGAGTCATCTGCATGTACCACTCCACGTTCACCAAGGAACGGGTGCGCGTCCTGAAGGTGGCGCCCATAAAAAACGTCAACTTTGCCCAATCCGATGTGGCGGTGGTACTCCAGGCCCTGGACACCGACACGCGCATCTTCTCCACCACCTCCGGGCAACTGTCTCAGTGTCCGGAGGCACTGCAGCGACAGCCACCGTTGTCCTGCGACCTGCGGCTCGTCGGCCTGGTGCCGTACTGCGGGGAACGCAGCTGGACCGAGGACGACTGCAGCAAGGTCAAGTACATGCTGACCCAACTGCCCAAGGGTCACTTTCTGCAGGCCAAGATTCAGTTCACCGCCGCCGGCACTCTCTTCGCCCGGGATCTGGTGGCCATGGTGTATGCGGACCAGTTCAAGGTGCATCTGCGCCACCTGAATCTTAAAAAGAATCTGATCAAGCGCACGTTGGCCAAAAAATGTGAGCAGGCTATTGACATGATCCAGGAGTTCTTCGAGGAGGTGTTAGTAGAGGACGTTTCGGAGGGGAAGGTTAAGGTGGCCAAGGAAAAGGCGGAGAACGAACCAAAGGAGAAGGCGAAAGATGCGGTGTTGGTGGAGAGCCAACCCGTCTTGAGTGCAAGGTGTCAACGGCTGGTGGAATTAGCCCTTAGGATGGGCAGGGAGAACGAAAAGCGACGGGAGCTGGAAGAGATGCAGTCCAAGAGCACAGAGGTACAAAAGAATCAGCTGGCTAAGCCTGTCACCCCCGCCACGGAAGCCTCCAAGCCCCTGTCCAATGAAGACAGCGTTGCCCAGCTGTACGAGTGCATGATGAACTGCACCCTCTTGCAGCTGGAAGACGAGAAGGAGCCCGCAGAGGATCCCTACCAGACGATGAACACCGATCCAGCTGACTTCCTCACGCAAGTGATCAACAATGAACCCACTGTAAAACGCAAAGCGAAGAGGAGCAAGGCGAAGGGTGCTcctgcagcagcaccaccacccgACCATTTCCGGCGGGAGGTGCCTCTGCAGCTGCCGCCCAATGTGGTGCGCCCCTCGGTGAACTATTACCAGACCGTTACCACCTTGGAGCTGCAGGTATCCCTGCCGGAGGACGACCACGAGTACACGGCCCTGCTGGCTGGGGCACAGATCTTCTTCAGGGCCACCTCCAAGTCGTCGGAGCTGATCCAGCAGTTCATCCTGACCCTCCGATTCCCGTACGCCGCACTGAGGCATCTCATCCGCGGACGCACCGTGTACATCAGCGTCACCAAGTCACTGGCCTTCATCGATCCGCTTGCCTTCGGCGAGCATCGGTTCATGAAACCCAATCACGACAAGTTCGACAAAATGGAGGACCACCGGAGGATGGCTCACAACCGATTCGCCAGCGTTGTGGACGAGTATCGGCCGAAGCCCAACATCGTGTTGCAGGAGAAGAGCGAGGAGAGTGGGGACGAGGAACGGAACATGGACGGGATTGAGCACGTGGACACTCATAATATAATGTGCGACTAG
- the LOC108023265 gene encoding transmembrane protein 242, which translates to MSEAGTNADAVAAEKERKFRIQAAAFLGLVGGVSALFGFSRTLATAKKTDSKVLQQAGTRQGLILMDEGATLALRALGWGTLYAVMGTGAFCYGFWKLSGAKDFQEFRLKMGNALPRITKDEPPTSRTDFESLTDLMKYLAAWNKE; encoded by the exons ATGAGCGAGGCCGGCACCAACGCGGATGCAGTGGCGGCCGAGAAGGAGCGCAAGTTCCGCATCCAGG CCGCCGCCTTCCTGGGCCTAGTGGGCGGCGTGTCCGCTCTGTTCGGATTCTCGCGCACGCTGGCCACCGCCAAGAAGACGGACAGCAAGGTCCTCCAGCAGGCTGGAACCCGACAAGGACTGATCCTGATGGACGAGGGCGCCACCCTGGCCCTGCGGGCTCTCGGCTGGGGCACTCTGTACGCCGTAATGGGCACCGGCGCCTTCTGCTACGGCTTCTGGAAGCTGTCCGGCGCCAAAGAC TTCCAGGAGTTCCGGCTCAAGATGGGCAACGCACTGCCAAGAATCACGAAGGACGAACCGCCCACCAGCCGCACCGACTTCGAGAGCCTCACGGACCTCATGAAGTACCTGGCCGCCTGGAACAAGGAATGA
- the LOC108023233 gene encoding peptidoglycan-recognition protein SA, translated as MFPARLGSLLLVVAVVVLLVITVATVSAGKPRHRATNCPPIKLKRQWGGKPSLGLHYQVRPIRFVVIHHTVTSECSGLLKCAEILQNMQSYHQNELNYNDISYNFLIGSDGIVYEGTGWGLRGAHTYGYNGNGTGIAFIGNFVDKLPTEAALQAAKNLLACGVQQGELSEDYALIAGSQVISTQSPGLTLYNEIQEWPHWLSNP; from the exons ATGTTTCCCGCTCGCTTGGGTTCGCTTCTGCTCGTGGTTGCCGTTGTGGTGCTTCTGGTGATCACCGTGGCCACCGTGTCCGCCGGAAAGCCGCGTCACCGAGCGACCAATTGTCCGCCCATCAAGCTGAAGCGCCAATGGGGAGGTAAGCCATCGCTGGGCCTCCACTACCAAGTCCGTCCCATCCGCTTTGTGGTCATCCATCACACGGTCACCAGCGAGTGCAGTGGACTGCTCAAGTGCGCCGAGATTCTGCAGAACATGCAGAGCTATCATCAGAACGAACTGAACTACAATGATATCAGTTACAA CTTCCTGATTGGCAGCGATGGCATTGTGTACGAGGGCACTGGCTGGGGACTACGGGGAGCCCACACCTACGGCTACAACGGCAATGGCACGGGCATAGCCTTTATCGGCAACTTTGTGG ATAAACTTCCAACGGAGGCGGCTCTGCAGGCGGCCAAGAATCTTCTGGCCTGCGGGGTGCAGCAGGGGGAGTTGAGCGAGGATTACGCCCTGATCGCCGGCTCGCAGGTGATCAGCACCCAGAGCCCCGGACTGACGCTGTACAACGAGATCCAGGAGTGGCCGCATTGGCTCTCGAATCCTTGA
- the LOC108023745 gene encoding uncharacterized protein LOC108023745, with protein sequence MSHSVTITRTTTSTTNTSYIVLNTGYLKTFPGILKLFELIIGAAIVGILAYNFQQYRLYYHGQQDLFHYLMGVTFMIGTFCLLLACLTSLSTGGIIAKTIYELIYHSVAAILILASSTFLLIRLRDVKHDAYMVAGVLGLVNAVLYFISAFLAHRSYRGI encoded by the exons ATGTCGCACTCCGTCACCATTACCCGCACCACCACGAGCACCACCAACACCTCCTACATCGTCCTCAACACGGGCTATCTGAAGACCTTCCCCGGAATTCTCAAGCTCTTCGAGCTG ATCATCGGTGCCGCCATTGTGGGCATTCTGGCGTACAACTTCCAGCAGTACCGCTTATATTACCACGGCCAGCAGGACCTTTTCCATTATCTCATGGGCGTCACCTTTATGATAGGGACGTTCTGCTTACTCCTCGCCTGTCTCACGTCGCTGAGCACGGGAGGCATTATTGCCAAGACGATCTAT GAGCTGATCTACCACAGCGTGGCCGCCATCCTGATCCTGGCCTCGTCCACCTTCCTGCTGATCAGGTTACGCGATGTGAAGCACGACGCCTACATGGTGGCCGGCGTTTTGGGCCTGGTCAATGCGGTGCTCTACTTCATCAGCGCCTTCTTGGCCCACCGATCCTACCGCGGCATTTAA
- the LOC108023443 gene encoding DNA-directed RNA polymerase II subunit RPB1: MSTTTDSKAPLRQVKRVQFGILSPDEIRRMSVTEGGVQFAETMEGGRPKLGGLMDPRQGVIDRTSRCQTCAGNMTECPGHFGHIDLAKPVFHIGFITKTIKILRCVCFYCSKMLVSPHNPKIKEIVMKSKGQPRKRLAYVYDLCKGKTICEGGEDMDLTKENQQPDPNKKPGHGGCGHYQPSIRRTGLDLTAEWKHPNEDSQEKKIVVSAERVWEILKHITDEECFILGMDPKYARPDWMIVTVLPVPPLAVRPAVVMFGAAKNQDDLTHKLSDIIKANNELRKNEASGAAAHVIQENIKMLQFHVATLVDNDMPGMPRAMQKSGKPLKAIKARLKGKEGRIRGNLMGKRVDFSARTVITPDPNLRIDQVGVPRSIAQNLTFPELVTPFNIDRMQELVRRGNSQYPGAKYIVRDNGERIDLRFHPKSSDLHLQCGYKVERHLRDDDLVIFNRQPTLHKMSMMGHRVKVLPWSTFRMNLSCTSPYNADFDGDEMNLHVPQSMETRAEVENIHITPRQIITPQANKPVMGIVQDTLTAVRKMTKRDVFITREQVMNLLMFLPTWDGKMPQPCILKPRPLWTGKQIFSLIIPGNVNMIRTHSTHPDEEDDGPYKWISPGDTKVMVEHGELIMGILCKKTLGTSAGSLLHICFLELGHDIAGRFYGNIQTVINNWLLLEGHSIGIGDTIADPQTYNEIQQAIKKAKDDVINVIQKAHNMELEPTPGNTLRQTFENKVNRILNDARDKTGGSAKKSLTEYNNLKAMVVSGSKGSNINISQVIACVGQQNVEGKRIPYGFRKRTLPHFIKDDYGPESRGFVENSYLAGLTPSEFYFHAMGGREGLIDTAVKTAETGYIQRRLIKAMESVMVNYDGTVRNSVGQLIQLRYGEDGLCGELVEFQNMPTVKLSNKAFEKRFKFDWSNERYMRKVFTDDVIKEMTDSSEAIQELESEWDRLVSDRDSLRQIFPNGDSKVVLPCNLQRMIWNVQKIFHINKRLPTDLSPMRVIKGVKGLLERCVIVTGNDRISKQANENATLLFQCLIRSTLCTKYVSEEFRLSAEAFEWLIGEIETRFQQAQANPGEMVGALAAQSLGEPATQMTLNTFHFAGVSSKNVTLGVPRLKEIINISKKPKAPSLTVFLTGGAARDAEKAKNVLCRLEHTTLRKVTANTAIYYDPDPQRTVISEDQEFVNVYYEMPDFDPTRISPWLLRIELDRKRMTDKKLTMEQIAEKINVGFGEDLNCIFNDDNADKLVLRIRIMNNEENKFQDEDEAVDKMEDDMFLRCIEANMLSDMTLQGIEAIGKVYMHLPQTDSKKRIVITETGEFKAIGEWLLETDGTSMMKVLSERDVDPIRTSSNDICEIFQVLGIEAVRKSVEKEMNAVLQFYGLYVNYRHLALLCDVMTAKGHLMAITRHGINRQDTGALMRCSFEETVDVLMDAAAHAETDPMRGVSENIIMGQLPKMGTGCFDLLLDAEKCRFGIEIPNTLGSSMLGGAAMFIGGGSTPSMTPPMTPWVNCNTPRYFSPPGHVSAMTPGGPSFSPSAASDASGMSPSWSPAHPGSSPSSPGPSMSPYFLASPSVSPSYSPTSPNYTASSPGGASPNYSPSSPNYSPTSPLYASASPRYASTTPNFNPQSTGYSPSSSGYSPTSPVYSPTSQFQSSPSFAGSGSNLYSTGNAYSPGSSNYSPNSPSYSPTSPSYSPSSPSYSPTSPCYSPTSPSYSPTSPNYTPVTPSYSPTSPNYSASPHYSPASPAYSQTGVKYSPTSPTYSPPSPSYDGSPGSPQYTPGSPQYSPASPKYSPTSPLYSPSSPQHSPSNQYSPTGSTYSATSPRYSPNMSIYSPSSTKYSPTSPTYTPTARNYSPTSPMYSPTAPSHYSPTSPAYSPSSPTFEESDD; the protein is encoded by the exons ATGAGCACCACCACGGACTCGAAGGCGCCGCTGCGCCAGGTGAAGCGCGTACAGTTCGGCATTTTGTCACCTGATGAAATT CGCCGCATGTCCGTCACCGAGGGCGGTGTCCAGTTCGCCGAGACGATGGAGGGCGGCCGTCCCAAGCTGGGCGGCCTGATGGACCCGCGCCAGGGCGTCATCGACAGGACGTCGCGCTGCCAAACGTGCGCCGGCAACATGACCGAATGCCCCGGCCACTTCGGTCACATCGACCTGGCCAAGCCCGTGTTCCACATCGGCTTCATCACCAAGACCATCAAGATCCTGCGCTGCGTGTGCTTCTACTGCTCCAAGATGCTGGTCTCGCCGCACAATCCCAAGATCAAGGAGATCGTGATGAAGTCCAAGGGGCAGCCGCGCAAGCGTCTGGCCTACGTCTATGATCTGTGCAAGGGCAAGACCATTTGCGAGGGCGGCGAGGACATGGACCTGACCAAGGAGAACCAGCAGCCGGACCCGAACAAGAAGCCCGGCCACGGCGGTTGCGGTCACTACCAGCCGTCAATCCGGCGCACAGGTCTCGATCTCACCGCCGAGTGGAAGCATCCCAACGAGGACTCGCAGGAGAAGAAGATTGTGGTGTCGGCAGAGCGTGTTTGGGAGATACTCAAGCACATCACCGACGAGGAGTGCTTCATTCTGGGCATGGACCCCAAGTACGCGCGTCCCGATTGGATGATCGTCACTGTCCTGCCCGTTCCACCATTGGCCGTGCGTCCGGCGGTCGTTATGTTCGGTGCAGCCAAGAATCAGGACGATTTGACCCACAAACTGTCCGATATCATCAAGGCGAACAATGAGCTGCGCAAGAACGAGGCCAGTGGGGCGGCGGCGCATGTCATCCAGGAGAACATCAAGATGCTGCAGTTTCACGTGGCCACGCTGGTGGACAACGACATGCCCGGAATGCCCAGGGCCATGCAGAAGTCGGGCAAGCCCCTTAAAGCCATCAAGGCGCGTCTCAAGGGTAAGGAGGGCAGGATTCGTGGCAACTTGATGGGAAAACGTGTGGACTTTTCCGCCCGTACTGTCATCACCCCCGATCCCAACCTGCGTATCGACCAGGTCGGTGTGCCGCGCTCCATCGCCCAGAACCTGACCTTCCCCGAGCTGGTCACCCCCTTCAACATTGATCGCATGCAGGAGCTGGTGCGCAGAGGCAACTCTCAGTATCCGGGAGCCAAGTACATTGTGCGCGACAATGGCGAGCGTATCGATCTGCGCTTCCATCCGAAATCCTCTGACCTGCATCTGCAGTGCGGCTACAAGGTGGAGCGTCACTTGCGCGACGACGATCTGGTGATCTTCAACCGACAGCCCACGCTGCACAAGATGAGTATGATGGGGCACAGGGTGAAAGTGCTGCCATGGTCGACGTTCCGCATGAACCTCTCTTGTACCTCGCCCTACAACGCCGATTTCGACGGCGACGAGATGAATCTGCACGTGCCGCAGTCCATGGAGACGCGTGCCGAGGTGGAGAACATCCACATAACACCCCGACAGATCATTACACCTCAGGCAAACAAACCCGTCATGGGTATCGTGCAGGACACCCTGACCGCGGTGCGAAAGATGACCAAGCGCGATGTGTTCATCACGCGCGAGCAGGTGATGAACCTGCTCATGTTCCTGCCCACGTGGGACGGCAAAATGCCGCAGCCTTGCATCCTCAAGCCGCGTCCCCTGTGGACGGGCAAGCAGATCTTCTCCCTGATCATCCCCGGCAACGTGAACATGATACGCACGCACTCTACGCATCCCGACGAGGAGGATGACGGCCCGTACAAGTGGATCTCGCCCGGTGACACCAAGGTAATGGTGGAGCACGGCGAGCTCATCATGGGCATTCTCTGCAAAAAGACGCTGGGTACTTCGGCCGGTTCGCTGCTGCATATTTGTTTCCTGGAGCTCGGCCACGACATCGCCGGTCGGTTCTACGGCAACATTCAGACCGTGATCAACAACTGGCTGCTGCTCGAGGGCCATAGTATCGGTATCGGTGACACCATTGCCGATCCGCAGACCTATAACGAGATCCAGCAGGCCATCAAGAAGGCCAAGGACGACGTGATAAACGTTATCCAGAAGGCCCACAACATGGAGCTGGAGCCCACGCCGGGTAACACACTGCGTCAGACTTTCGAGAACAAGGTGAACCGTATCCTGAACGATGCTCGTGACAAGACTGGTGGCTCGGCCAAGAAATCGCTCACAGAATACAACAATCTAAAGGCTATGGTGGTGTCCGGTTCCAAGGGTTCCAACATTAACATCTCTCAG GTTATTGCTTGTGTGGGCCAGCAGAACGTGGAGGGTAAGCGAATCCCCTACGGTTTCCGCAAGCGCACTCTCCCCCACTTCATCAAAGACGATTACGGTCCTGAGTCCCGTGGCTTCGTGGAGAACTCGTATCTGGCCGGCCTGACACCCTCGGAGTTCTACTTCCACGCCATGGGTGGTCGTGAGGGTCTCATTGATACCGCTGTGAAGACTGCTGAAACCGGTTACATCCAGCGTCGTCTTATAAAGGCTATGGAGTCGGTGATGGTCAACTACGACGGCACAGTGCGTAACTCGGTGGGTCAGCTGATCCAGTTGCGTTACGGCGAGGACGGCCTGTGCGGCGAGCTGGTGGAGTTCCAGAACATGCCCACGGTGAAGCTGTCGAACAAGGCGTTCGAGAAGCGCTTCAAGTTCGACTGGAGCAACGAGCGATACATGCGCAAGGTGTTCACGGACGATGTGATCAAGGAGATGACCGACAGCAGCGAGGCGATCCAGGAACTGGAGTCGGAGTGGGATCGCCTGGTCTCCGATCGCGACAGCTTGCGGCAAATCTTCCCCAACGGCGACTCCAAGGTGGTACTGCCGTGCAACCTGCAGCGCATGATCTGGAACGTGCAGAAGATCTTCCACATCAACAAGCGCCTGCCCACGGATCTCTCGCCCATGCGGGTGATCAAGGGCGTCAAGGGATTGCTCGAACGGTGTGTGATTGTGACTGGCAATGATCGGATCTCGAAGCAGGCCAACGAGAACGCCACGCTGCTGTTCCAGTGCCTGATCCGCTCAACACTGTGCACGAAATACGTGTCGGAGGAGTTCCGTCTGTCCGCCGAGGCCTTTGAGTGGTTGATCGGAGAAATCGAGACGCGTTTCCAGCAGGCCCAGGCCAATCCGGGCGAGATGGTGGGTGCCCTGGCCGCCCAGAGTTTGGGTGAGCCCGCCACCCAGATGACACTGAACACCTTCCATTTCGCTGGTGTGTCCTCGAAGAACGTAACACTGGGTGTGCCGCGTCTCAAGGAGATCATCAATATAtccaagaagcccaaggctcCGTCGCTAACCGTTTTCCTTACGGGCGGAGCTGCCCGCGATGCGGAGAAGGCCAAGAACGTGCTGTGCCGTCTGGAGCATACCACGCTGCGCAAGGTCACGGCCAACACGGCTATCTACTACGATCCGGATCCGCAGCGAACAGTGATATCCGAGGATCAGGAGTTCGTCAATGTCTACTACGAAATGCCGGACTTCGATCCCACGCGCATCTCGCCCTGGCTGCTGCGTATCGAGTTGGATCGCAAGCGGATGACGGACAAGAAGCTGACCATGGAACAGATTGCCGAGAAGATCAACGTGGGCTTCGGTGAGGATCTCAATTGCATCTTCAACGACGACAATGCGGACAAGCTGGTGCTGCGCATCAGGATCATGAACAACGAGGAGAACAAGTTccaggacgaggacgaggccGTCGACAAGATGGAGGACGACATGTTCCTGCGTTGCATCGAGGCGAACATGTTGTCGGACATGACGCTGCAGGGCATCGAAGCCATCGGCAAGGTGTACATGCATCTGCCACAGACGGACAGCAAGAAGCGTATCGTGATTACAGAGACCGGCGAGTTTAAGGCCATCGGTGAGTGGCTGCTCGAGACGGACGGCACCTCGATGATGAAGGTGCTGTCGGAGCGCGACGTGGACCCCATCCGCACATCCTCCAACGACATCTGCGAGATCTTCCAGGTGCTTGGCATCGAGGCTGTGCGAAAGTCCGTCGAGAAGGAGATGAACGCCGTGCTGCAGTTCTACGGTCTGTACGTGAACTACCGTCACTTGGCCCTGTTGTGCGACGTGATGACCGCCAAGGGCCATCTGATGGCCATCACCCGTCACGGCATCAACAGACAGGACACTGGTGCCCTTATGCGTTGCTCCTTCGAGGAGACAGTGGACGTGCTGATGGACGCGGCCGCCCACGCCGAAACGGATCCCATGAGAGGCGTGTCCGAGAACATTATCATGGGCCAGCTGCCCAAGATGGGCACCGGCTGCTTCGACCTGCTGCTCGACGCGGAGAAGTGTCGTTTCGGCATCGAGATCCCGAACACGTTGGGCAGCAGCATGCTGGGCGGCGCCGCTATGTTCATTGGCGGTGGATCCACGCCGAGCATGACGCCACCGATGACGCCGTGGGTCAACTGCAACACGCCGCGTTACTTCTCTCCGCCAGGCCATG TGAGTGCCATGACTCCCGGCGGACCAAGTTTCTCGCCCTCGGCAGCGTCGGATGCCTCGGGAATGTCGCCCAGTTGGTCGCCAGCTCATCCGGGCTCGTCGCCCAGCTCGCCGGGCCCCTCGATGTCGCCCTACTTCTTGGCCTCGCCGAGCGTGTCTCCCTCGTATTCACCAACGAGCCCCAACTACACGGCCTCGTCGCCCGGCGGAGCTTCGCCGAATTACTCGCCATCGAGCCCAAACTATTCGCCGACATCGCCGCTATATGCGTCTGCAAGTCCACGCTATGCCTCGACGACGCCAAACTTCAATCCCCAGTCGACGGGCTACTCGCCATCTTCATCCGGATACTCACCAACATCCCCGGTATACTCGCCCACATCGCAATTCCAGTCAAGTCCGTCGTTTgcgggcagcggcagcaacctCTACTCCACGGGCAATGCTTACTCGCCCGGCTCGTCCAACTACTCACCAAATTCACCATCCTACTCGCCCACATCACCATCCTACTCGCCGTCGAGTCCTTCGTATTCGCCCACGTCGCCTTGCTATTCGCCCACATCGCCTTCGTACTCGCCAACGAGTCCGAACTACACGCCCGTTACACCCTCCTACTCTCCGACCAGTCCGAACTACTCAGCGTCGCCGCATTACTCTCCGGCCTCGCCGGCCTACTCGCAGACGGGGGTGAAGTACTCGCCGACGTCGCCCACGTACTCGCCGCCGTCTCCGTCGTACGATGGCTCGCCGGGATCACCGCAGTACACACCAGGATCGCCGCAGTACTCGCCGGCCTCGCCCAAGTACTCGCCGACCTCACCGCTGTACTCGCCCAGCTCGCCGCAGCACTCTCCCTCGAACCAGTACAGTCCCACTGGATCGACCTACTCGGCGACGAGTCCGAGGTACTCGCCCAACATGTCCATCTACTCGCCGAGCAGCACGAAGTACTCGCCCACCTCGCCAACGTACACGCCCACGGCCCGCAACTACTCGCCCACATCGCCGATGTACTCGCCGACGGCGCCTTCCCACTACAGTCCCACGAGTCCGGCCTACTCGCCCAGCAGTCCCACGTTCGAGGAGAGCGACGACTGA